Proteins encoded in a region of the Phacochoerus africanus isolate WHEZ1 chromosome 8, ROS_Pafr_v1, whole genome shotgun sequence genome:
- the MTFR1L gene encoding mitochondrial fission regulator 1-like: MEANVTIPIWQNKPHGAARSVVRRIGTNLPLKPCPRASFETLPNLSDLCLRDVPPVPTLADIAWIAADEEETYARVRSDTRPLRHTWKPSPLMVIQRNASVPNLRGSEERLLALKKPALPALSRTTELQDELSHLRSQIAKIVAADAASASLTPDFLSPGSSNVSSPLPCFGSSFHSTTSFVISDITEETEVEVPELPSVPLLCSASPECCKPEHKATCSSSEEDDCVSLSKASSFADMMGILKDFHRMKQSQDLNRSLLKEEDPAILISEVLRRKFALKEEDMSRKGN; encoded by the exons ATGGAAGCCAATGTG ACCATCCCAATCTGGCAAAACAAGCCGCATGGGGCTGCTCGAAGTGTAGTGAGAAGAATCGGGACGAACCTGCCCCTGAAACCATGTCCTCGGGCATCCTTTGAG ACCCTGCCCAACCTCTCTGACCTCTGTCTGAGGGATGTGCCCCCAGTCCCTACTCTGGCTGACATCGCTTGGATTGCTGCAGATGAAGAGGAGACTTATGCCCGGGTCAG gagTGATACCCGCCCCCTGAGGCACACCTGGAAGCCCAGCCCTCTGATGGTCATACAGCGCAACGCCTCAGTGCCCAACCTGCGTGGGTCCGAGGAGAGGCTCCTGGCCTTGAAGAAGCCAGCCCTGCCAGCCCTAAGCCGCACCACAGAGCTGCAGGATGAGCTGAGCCACCTGCGCAGCCAGATCGCTAAAATAGTGGCAGCTGATGCAG cttCGGCTTCATTAACGCCAGATTTCTTATCTCCAGGAAGTTCAAATGTCTCTTCTCCCTTACCTTGTTTTGGATCCTCATTCCACTCTACAACTTCCTTTGTCATTAGTGACATCACCGAGGAGACCGAGGTAGAGGTCCCTGAGCTTCCATCAGTCCCCCTGCTTTGTTCTGCCAGCCCTGAATGTTGCAAACCAGAACACAAAGCTACCTGCAGTTCGTCTGAAGAGGATGACTGCGTCTCTCTGTCCAAGGCCAGCAGCTTTGCAGATATGATGGGTATCCTAAAGGACTTTCACCGGATGAAGCAGAGCCAAGACCT GAACCGGAGTTTACTGAAGGAGGAAGACCCTGCCATCCTTATTTCTGAGGTCCTTAGAAGGAAGTTTGCTCTGAAGGAGGAAGATATGagtagaaaaggaaactga